One genomic segment of Drosophila melanogaster chromosome 3R includes these proteins:
- the tex gene encoding tex — protein MSRTEQTLEDLKSYLRSHSKIREQRSHMSKVHSVCWNADGRYLASGSFDKTVVVYSLERDRFLKGNTYRGHTASVDQLCWHRTNPDQFATASGDKTVRIWDIRVGKCVSVTNTKGENINIAWSPDGKTIAVGNKEDLITFIDTRTNKIRVEEPFSFEVNEISWNNTNDLFFLTNGLGCMHILSYPSLEHQMTLKAHPANCICIEFGPTGKYFATGSADAQVSLWDANELACLRMISRLEWPVRTISFSHDERMIALASEDLIIDIAFTETGERVTDIHVDASTFTVAWHPKQYLLAYACDEKDNDRRRDAGNVKIYGFSE, from the exons aTGAGTCGCACGGAGCAGACATTGGAAGACCTGAAGTCGTATTTGCGGAGTCACAGCAAAATCCGCGAGCAGCGGTCGCACATGTCTAAG GTTCACTCGGTCTGCTGGAATGCCGATGGTCGTTACCTGGCCTCCGGAAGCTTCGACAAGACGGTGGTCGTCTACTCGCTGGAGCGGGACCGCTTCTTGAAGGGCAACACATACCGGGGACACACTGCGTCCGTGGACCAGCTGTGTTGGCATCGCACCAATCCCGACCAGTTTGCCACCGCAAGCGGAGACAAGACCGTGCGCATCTGGGACATACGAGTTGGAAAATGCGTATCGGTGACGAACACCAAGGGGGAGAATATCAACATTGCCTGGTCGCCCGATGGCAAAACGATCGCCGTGGGCAACAAGGAGGATCTGATCACCTTTATAGACACACGCACGAACAAGATTCGCGTGGAGGAGCCGTTCAGCTTCGAGGTCAACGAGATATCGTGGAACAACACCAACGACCTGTTCTTCCTAACCAACGGACTCGGCTGCATGCATATCCTCAGCTATCCCAGTCTCGAGCACCAGATGACCCTGAAGGCCCATCCCGCcaactgcatttgcattgagtTCGGACCCACGG GTAAATACTTTGCCACTGGCTCGGCGGACGCACAAGTCTCCTTGTGGGATGCCAACGAGCTGGCCTGCCTGCGCATGATCAGCCGCCTGGAGTGGCCCGTCCGCACCATATCGTTTAGCCACGACGAGCGAATGATTGCCTTGGCCAGCGAGGACCTCATTATCGACATTGCCTTCACGGAGACGGGCGAGCGGGTAACCGACATTCACGTGGACGCCTCCACGTTCACGGTGGCCTGGCATCCGAAGCAGTACCTGCTGGCCTACGCCTGCGATGAGAAGGACAACGATCGGCGACGTGACGCTGGCAACGTTAAGATATATGGCTTTTCGGAATAA